The genome window TTTTACTCATTCTGGTGATAGTCCATTTAAAATAACCTTATTAAATACTGGTACTGAAAGCTTTTTATACAAAGTTCAAAATCTAGATAAAGAAACAAATATAGCAAATGGTGTTTTAAAAAGTAATGAAAGTTATGAGAAGGTATTTGACGGATTCCCTGAAGGTGCTTATGTCATATCTTACCTAGTAGAAGAAGAAGGGTTTCCTATGGATATAAAACTAAAGGTAAAGGTAGAGGAACTTCGCTAAATAATTGGATTTTTAGGCTGAAACTCCAAAACCTTGTTCAACTAACAGGGAGCTTTAGTTGAATAAGGATCATTTTTATAAAAATCTCATACTTAGTTAGAACGATTAACTCCATTTTGATCAATCATTTTTCAAAATGGAGTTTTTGCATTTGCTAATAAATAAAGGTTGAAGAAAACTTTTTAATCAATCTTTATTCTAAAGCAACACTTATATGATTAATCAACAACTTTTCCACCTGTGATTTAAGGGCTTGATTTGCATAACGAAGTACTACATCATTACCTGCAGTGGCAACTTGCACGTCACTAAAGTATTCATCTACTGGCTGCCAGCCTACTACTCGTATACGTTTTTGTGCAAGTTCTCGTTTGAGGTTAAAATATTCTTGTCTTAAATCCTTTAGCAATGAATCCATCATTGGAAGAAATACCGTTTTCATTTTAAATTGCTCTAATTTACAATAGTCAACCTGCAATGATTTAACTGCTAGCTCTAATAAAAGATACTTATGAAGTAACTGTCTTTCGTCGGGTTTAATCATAATAATCAGTATCCAGTTGGGCCGATTGAATACTTTGGATTGGAATACTTTTCGTGTTAAGTAGTGTTTCAAGTATGAGTTCATTAGTATTCATCGATTTAATTATTCCAGTCCATTGTGTGATTTTGTAGTCCTTCCACACTTCTAATTTTATGTCCAATTGCTGATTAAAAGCTTGATCAATTGTTTGTTGTAGTTCTTCCAGTTCCCACTCAGTCAATTCTCTTGGCTGTTCTGTACGCTCTTGTTTATACTCTCTAAGAAGTTCTAAATGCTCCGGCAACATCAACGATGCCCATTTAATATTACCTCTGTCTTGTATCATAAATAAATCACTCCTATGCCAAATGACCACCAACTAAGCGATCTCGATTAATAGCTGTACCCGCTTTTGTGAAAGAAACCGCTCTTAATATTGAGGTAGCTCCAAACCTGTTGCGTATTGCATCCATTGTAGGACCGATTATTTGACGCTGTGGCTTACGATCATCGAATAAATCTAATTGGATACTATGCTCTCTTTCCAGGTTGGATATTCTAACTGATAACTGACGTGCAGGCTCTCCTGCAAAGTGTTCGTCTAGTAATTCAATACAAGTTCTATACATCACAAGTGTTTCGCTTGTTGGGACTTCAATCGTTTTAGATCGATGGAATCCTTTGGTCATAGCGTTTCGACTATAAGAAAGACCCATACTAATTGTACGACCAACATAACCTGCATCCCGCGTTCGCTTCATTACATCCTCACACATTTCAAGGAGCACTACAGAGATCTCTTTACGTGTATGGTAATCCCTCATCAGCATTTGGCCCTTCCCAAAACTTAAAGCTCCGTTTGTTATTAACGGCTCCCCTAATTTGGATAAATCGATTCCCCATGCATGGTAATAGAGTTGATTGCCCATTACACCAAAGCGCTTTTCTAATTCTTTTAGATCTGTATTAGCCAAACCACCGACTGTTTGTATCCCTATAGCATTGAGATTTGCTTCCATCCGTTTACCGATTCCCCACATTTTAGAAAGGGGTCGAACTGGCCATAATTTCTTTGGAATATCTTCATACGTCCATTTAGCAAAGCCTGTTTTCTTTGCTTCAAGGTCTAAAGCTAATTTGGCTATTAACATATTTGGTCCCATACCTACTGCACTAGGTATATTAAATTGGTCAAGAATAGCCTTTTGTATTTCCTTAGCCGCTTCTTCAGGTGAACCCCAAAGCTTTTCAGTGCCAGTTAAATCAACAAAACTTTCGTCTACACTATACACATGTATAGCATCAACTGGGACGTAATTAGAGATCAATTTTGTAATCGTCATCGACATTTGAATAAAGAAACTCATTTTAGGCTCAAACAATCTAATGTCAGGATGTTTAGGTATTTCATAACGACGACTACCAGTTTTGATACTAAATTTTTCTTTCATTAAGGGGGATGCAGCAAGCACTACGCTACCTGGTTGGTTAAAATTTGCTACTACTGCAACTGGCGTTTTTAAAACATCTAGCCCATGTAACATCGCTACGATACTGGCGTAAAAGCATTTCATATCGATACACATAATAGGTCTATTGGGCATACTCTCATAATTCAAACAACTTCACGCCCCTTACTAACAAAAGGAATAACGGCTAGAACATTACTGATCAAAAAAGTACGTTTTGCATGTCTTGTAAAACAAAATGCTTGAAATGAATCACCAACAATTTTAATGACTTTTACACGCCTTTTTGTTATGGAACCATCTTTTGCTACATACATCATGTTCACTAATTGTTTGCGCTGCATAGCTTTAATCAGTTGTTCTCTCATCGTAGTTTCCTCCCATTACCTCTCGCAATTTTTAAAATTGGCTAATCACTATATCTAGACTTTCAATTTCTACCTATGTCCCTACTGAAAGGATTAACTTCCACAAATTGAATCGCATCTACCTTTTTTTATAAAGCAAATTATTCTCTTCTAATGCACTTGCAAGAGAGATTATACTTAACTGATCAATAAAATACCCCAATCCATCCTTCATAATTTTCTTATCAATTTTGTTAATAAAAACATTCAGCTCTGTATCATCCCTCGTTCTTTATAGACATGGAACAATAACAAGAACATTATCGAAAATAAAAGTGCGCTATTGATTATCTTAATTATTTTGGTATACCTTTTCGTGATGACTCCATACTTTGAAATGTACATCATATTTACTAACTGATTGTGTTGCATCCCCTTTATTAACTGATCTTTCATTGTTTTTACTCCCTCCGCAACAAAAAGAACGTTCGTTCGTATATATTATACGCACAAACGTTCTTTTTTAGAAGTGGTAATTTTTAGATCAGTCTTTTTTATTGATCTAAAGCTGATTTATAGTCCTGTAATTCCCCAACATCTTGGGAGTTTCTCAATAGATTCCTACAGCTCTAATTCTTTCTAATACAAATGGTATTGTAAATTTTTAGAACTTACATGTTGAATTAACTGCATAATTGATTATCCTTATAACAGATTCACCAAAGATTTTGTTTGGTTAGGATTTACAACAATACAGAATTTGCAGATGTTTTTCTATTTTTATCCTTGCATTATGATGTCAGCTACTATTTAACGCGAGAAGATTTGATGAAGAAGGAAATAATTAAACCAACCATAGCTATAATTAGAGTGAATATAAAGGAGTCCTGTACTCCCGCTGTTAATGAAGCTCTAATTGAAGAAGGGTCAGATAGATCAGTCATATTGTTCATATATCTTTTCTGAGAAGCGGACATAATCGTAATCGCAACTGCAGTGCCAATTGCTCCCGACATTTGCTGTAATGTATTCATTAAAGCAGTACCATCTGGGTAAAGATTTTTAGGCAATTGATTTAGTCCATTTGTCTGAGCAGGCATCAAAACCATCGATACACCTAAAAATAGAATGGAGTGCATCACAATCACCATACTAACCGGCGTTTCAATGGTAACGTTTGACATGATCCATAACATGATAGGCATGATTGCAAATCCAGGTATAACAAGTCCTCTTGGTCCGAATTTGTCAAAGATACGACCTGTGATTGGGGACATTAATCCATTCAGCACACCACCTGGCAACAAAACAAGCCCCGCGGTAAATGCAGTCAATGCTAGTCCTGTTTGCAAATATAATGGCAACAAAATCATCGTGGACATTATTACCGTGAAGCAAATAAATACGGCCAATAAACCTAGAGTAAACATTGGATATTTTAATACACGTAAATCAAGCATCGGTTTATCCATTTTTAATTGTCGCAAAGAAAACAAGGTAAGTGCAGCAAGACCTATAATAATCATCGTGATCACAATCGTACTTCCCCAGCCATTCTCACCCGCGCTGCTAAAGCCATAGACAATTCCTCCAAAACCAATCGTAGATAGAATAATAGATAATAGATCAATTTTGGGTTTAGTTATGGTTGATACATTCTGCATATACACTATACCCGATATCAACGCAAGAATCAGAAAAGGCAAACAAACCCAGAAAATCCAATGCCAAGTCAGTTTTTCAAGAATTAATCCTGAGATTGAGGGTCCAACTGCGGGTGCAAACATAATGACTAACCCTATTAGTCCCATTGTTGCACCTCTCTTATTGACGGGAAAAATCAATAAGATCGAATTAAACATCAGAGGCAGCAATAATCCCGTACCTATAGCTTGAATCACTCGAGAAAACATTAATACTTCGAAGCTTGGTGCAAGAGCTGCGACTAGTGTCCCAATAATTGAAAAAATCAATGACACAATAAATATTTGACGTGTACTAAACCATTGAAGTAAGAGACCCGAGACAGGAACTAATATCCCCAAGGTCAATAAATAACCTGTTGTCAGCCATTGAACCGTGGAAGAACTAATAGAAAATACTTGTATTAAATCCCCGAGAGCCATGTTTAAAGCCGTTTCACTGAACAATCCAATGAAACCAGCAATTAAGAAAGAAATTAATATTGGAGTAGTTTTAATCACTTTTGTTTGCTGTGTTTCTACTGTTAATGACATAAATAATCCACCTAAAATTTTATTTTGTTATAAGCTTGTCGTTAGTCTTAGCAGATTAATTTTAATTGCAATTTCTTCTGCACTTCTTTTTTTGTACAACGAGTGGCTTCCTTCTCTCTTTACTCTACTTTCTTTTTTTAAACAACAGGTATACGAAATAAGGAACACCAATAACGGAGATCACAATGCCTACAGGCAGTTCAGCTGAAGCAAAGATCGTCTTTCCGATAAAATCCCCGACTAACACCATAAGCATGCCGATTGCTCCGCAGACAGGTATTACATATTTATAATGAATACCGACTAGTCTTCTAGCCATGTGAGGGGCAATTAAGCCAATAAATCCAACGCTTCCTGCTACAGATACACATGCGCTAACTAACCCGACGCAGCATAAAAGAAAAATCATTCTTTCCCGGTCTTTATTTAAACCTATTCCTATGGCTGATACCTCATCCAAATTTAATAGGTTAAGTCTGTGCGATTTCCACCAAATGATTGGCGTTAAAATTATTATCCATGGCAATGCCGTTAATATATGAATCCAAGTCGTACTATAAAGGCTGCCTGATAACCAAACAGTCGCCATTTCAAAATCTTGTGGGTCCATCTTTAATGAAATATAAAGAGTAATGACCCCAAAGCCTGAACTAAAGGCAATCCCTACTAAACAGCGGCCACGCCCATAATCGAAGGGGAGGCAAGATAAAATTTCTTGTCATCCCCTGCATTAAAGCTCCTGATACCGCCATGAAGGCGCCAACCAATAGCGCCCCTATCACACGCGGAAGGCGCGATGTTTGAATGATTAAATGCTCCATATTCTCTGAATCAAAATGAGAAAGTGCCTGTTACATCATTTCATAACTCATGGATTTCGAACCATAGAAAAGAGATACGATTATTGTCACACTGAACAGAATGCATAATACGACAATTAGAACAAACTTATGACTTAATAACGATTTATTCCTCCCTGCTCCATTCCATTACTTGTTCAGATACTTTTGCACACTTTCTAAAAACTTGATGCGACTATAAACAGGGCCTCCTTCCATAAGCGGATCAACCACGTTGACATATACGTGATCGAGTTTAAAGGCATTAATATTTTGGATAATTGGATTCTTCTTTAAGTCTTCGAATGCGTTTTCCGCATCTTTGTTATCAATCATAGAGAATTGCACAAACAAATAGTCTGGATTCATTTCCGCCAATTGCTCGACAGAGATCGCATCTTGCAATTTCGCCATGCCTATCTGTTCTGGCATTTCTAAACCAATGTCATTGTATAAAAAAGGGTTAAAGTCTACATTTTTCGCAAAAATGTAAGTTTGCCCTCCGCGAATACGAACAGTGGCTACTTTTTTACCTTGAAGCTTTTCTTTTAACGATGCTTTTACTGCTTGTGTATCTGTTTTATATTGGGATAGAATTTTTTCTGCCTCACCTTGCTTTCCAGTTAATTCACCCATTAATTTCAAATTGTCTTCCCAGTTTGTAGAAACGTGCGACACCAAAATAGTGGGAGCAATTTTTTGCAATTTCTCCACCACTCCTTTTGGGAACTTGGTTGAACCTAAAATAACGTCTGGCTCTAATTGCAATATCTTCTCCAAGTTAGGTTGTCTTTTTTCACCGATTGATTCCGCCTTGTCCGTTACCGAAGCAAACATTTCTGGAAACTTTCCGCCTACCGATATTGCCCCTACTGGATGAACGTCAAGCATTACCGCATCTTCCATTGCTTCCATAGCCCCAATCACAATTTTTTCTGCTTTTTGTGGAACGGTATACTGTTCACCGAGATACTCAATTGTTCTTGTTTCGCTTGTTCCTGTATTGTCCACTTGAGATTGCGCTGAATCTCCGTTGCTGCCGGAGGTTGAGCTTGATTTGCTCGGTTTGTCTCCTCCTCCACATGCAGCCAAAACAATCATGAATGATGCTATCAAACCAGCTAGTATAAACTTTTTATTCATTCTTCACCGGAACCCCTTTCAAAACAGTATCCCTATCATAATGATCAGTAGTATTAATCCCTAAATGCTCACGTAAGGTGATACCCGTATATTCATTTCTGAACAAACCTCTTTCAACCAATCGCGGCATCAGCTTTTCAAAAAATAGTTTCAAAGATTTTTCTGAACCACCCGGAATAGCTATAAATCCGTCAATAGCTCCAGCCTCAAATCGCTCAATTATATCGTTCAATACGTCTTCAACCGTTCCAACGGAAACCCAGTGAGCAGACCCGACAACCTCCGGCCTTGCTAATACCTCTTCTACTGTAGGCTGATGATTTGTAATATACCGGCGCAACAGCTCAGCATGTGTTCGGCTGCGGACTGGCTGATTCGGATCGGGAAGCATATCCGAAGTTACGGGACAATCCAATGCAAAGCTACTCAAATCAAGACCCAGTACTGATTTAAGCGATGCATGTCTGCGCTCAATAGTCAAATGTGCGTGTGCAGCCTTATGTAGTTCATGGGCTTCCTCACGAGTTTCCGCCAAGAAAAAATATAAACCTGGCAAAACTTTTATGGCGTCCGGATCGCGCCCATGCTCGATAGCTCTTCTTCTCAGATCATTTCGCAATTCCACTCCCGATTCAAGGTCTGGCATCGCTGCAAAAATAGCATCCGCTATTGAAGAGGCGAAATTTCGTCCTGTATCCGACGCACCTGCTTGAAATAAAGGAATTGGTCCCGATTTATGGGCAGGCAAAGTAAGTGGTCCCTTAACACTAAAAAACTCACCTGAATGATTAATTGGGGAAACCTTATCCTTATCAGAAAACATGCCTGACTCACGATCAATAACAATGGCTTCATTCGGAAAACTTTCCCAGAGTTTGCGTACAACCTCAGTAAATTCAATTGCTTTCGCATATCTTTCTTGAGGTGAAGGCATAGGTGACTCACTGAAATTTTCGGCCCCTTCAATAGAAGTGACAATATTCCAGCCAGCACGTCCATTGCTTAGCCAATGCAAAGACTGAAGCTGTCTAGCAACAACATACGGTGGATTAAAAGTCGTAGAAATAGTCGTTACTAGCCCAATCCGCTCGGTTTCACGAGCAATCGCTGCAAATATCATAGTAGGGTCAGGGCTACCAAAATTAGCGGAATCGCCAAGCATCTGTGGACTAACAAAAAGATAATCCGCCCTGAAAAGAAAATCTAGCTTTGACTTCTCCGCCATCTTTGCCAAATCAATATAAGGGTCAATTGAACCCATTTTTTCCACACCGCTGTCTGGGCGCCGCCAGTCGCCTCCTTTCAACCAAGCAGATAAGACTAAGCCAATACATAATTGTCTATTTACAGTCAATATTACCAATCCTTCCCATATAGTAAAAATAGTTTTGCGCCCATGAAATACTCTGATCAGATGTTACCTCTAAAAGGCTATTAATTAATAATGATTCTCATTATCGATTATAGTGTAGCAAGGTCTGTAACAAATGCAAATACACAAATCACAAATACTATATGTATTATTATCTAATCCGGGTTTGCTGAATGATGATTTAGCCGACATGAAGGATAGGGCTGGAAGAAAAGAATGAGCCAAAAGAGAAAAAGCCTGCACTCTAGGTTCATCACCAGTTGCAGGCGTAATATATAAATCAGTAACTCAATTTATATGATTATCTAATTTATGTATGTATGCGGAGGGAGACACACCAAATTTCTTTTTAAACACTCTACTGAAATATAGCGGATTGGCGTAACCGACACTAATAGCGATATCGTGGATGGGAAAATTGCTTACTTTAAGTAAGTCGCTCGCTCTTTCCATACGATAGTTGATAAGATAGTCGATTGGACGAAGCCCAGTATATTTGTGAAAGAAGTAGGAGAAGCGCTTAGGACTCATTGCATGCAGCTCCGCCAACTCGTCGAGTGTCAACGGATTCATATAGTGCCTGTGTATGTATGCAATAGCCTCCTCTATCACCCTTTCACTTGGAGAACTTCCACTCTCTCGATGCTTACATCCCACCAAAACTTGATGCATGACACTTAAAAATAACTCCTTAACACGAAGCTTTCCAATCCCTCTAAGTGTATTGGCATTCTGATGAAGCATGATAAGTAATTCTAGCACTCTCGGATTTGCTCCCGCTTCCAGTTTGAAATGAGAGTCGCATTCATGACCGCTATATACTTCGTCTAACTTGTCAAATCTATAAAACAGTAAATAGTACTCATACTCTGATTGACTTGTAACTTGCGCGTCCAGTTGCATGCCTGGAGCCACATGAATTACTGAGCCTGGATGTAACTCATAGACAGTTCCATTCACACTCATTCTACCCTCTCCACGAATTACAAAAAGAAATCCATGCCGGACAGCCCTAAATTCACTTAGTATACTTTTCGGCTGGATGACTAAACGGTGAACACCTTCTATATCATAGAAACCTCTAGCAAATATCTCGGCTAATTTATCCAAATCTATCATGATAATGCACCTGCTCCCTATCCAAATATTGTACATCTGGGTTACTTTCATTAATGCCAAACAACAAATCTATTTCTCTAGATATCAGCCTAACCGACTATTTGTTTGGGATCACTCAGGCTACACACAAGTATCCAATACATAATTGTCTATTTACAGTCAATATGGCTCCCATGAAATACTCTGATCAGATGTTGCCTAGAAGACTATTAATTAATAATGATTCTCATTATTAATTAATAGTCTAACAAGGTCTGCAACAAATGCAAATACACAAATCACAAATGCTATATGTATTATTATCTAATCTAGGTTTGCTGAATGATGATTTAGCCGATATAGTAAGAGCCTTGTTAACTTCAACATACAATTTCCAGTGTTTATTTTCTTCATCACATTGTATCTCTATTTAGTCAAAATCGTTAGTCCTTAAGGCTTGGTTTAATTTATCTCCTAAAAAAATACGAACATAAACGTCTATTTACCGTTTTGATTTTAAATTTCATCATTGGCGAGGTTGCCAGTACGATACTACCAGGCTGCTCAAAGTTACCAATAACTGCAATGAGGCTTTCAACACATCTAAACCTTCTAGCATGGCAATACAGCTTGCGTAAAAGCATTTCATGTCCATACAAAAAATATCCTTGCGCGGCAGATTTGTCGTAGTTCATATCACCCCACGCTTCCGATGCGTAACAGGCATTATTACTAGAACATTGTTAATAATAAACGTACGCTTTGCCTGCCTCGTAAAGCAAAATGCTGTAAACGAATCACCAACAATCTTTATGATTTTCACACGCCTTTTCGTAATGGCACCAGACTTGGCTACATACATCATGCTAACTACTTGTTGACGCTGCATTGCTTTTATTAACTGTTCTTTCATCCTAGTTGCTCCTTTTCGCTAGCTCTGTTATATGCCTGAGCTTTCCTTTCCTCCCATAAAAAATCAGATGAGTATAGCAGAGCTGTTTTTATCATAGAACAAATGTTCGTGAATTATTATACGCACGTATGTTTCTGATTAGAAGAGGTAATTTTATCAATTTTAAGGAGGCATTGAGAGGACAAATAAACTGGGCATTCGTGTAAGCCTAAAATAGCTTTGTACATATTCTGTGCTTAAGACATGTATTGAAAATTAAGTAGAGAAAGGATGTAAGTATTAGCTCAAATATTGACTATACTTCACCATCAACTCAGTTCACCTCTGATGTAAATGACAGCACTCTTTTTAAAAAAGATGATCGAAATTTTATAAATATTCTAAGTGTAGAACAATTAAATACGTTAGAAAATATATCTTTGCTTGATATTTTTCTAAGTAGAAATAAGGTGATAGAGCCTCACTATCATCAAAATGCAGCAGAACTTGTTTATTGTATTTCTGGTGCTGCCATTATTTCTATATTTAATCCCTTTACAAAAGAGATTAAAAACTATCCGCTCGAGCCTGGCCAAGTCGCCAATGTACCGCAAGGATGGTGGCATTATGAAATTGCTACTGAGAATGACACGCATTTACTGGCTATTTTTGATGCGCCAACTCCCGAAGTAATTTTAGGTTCAGATATATTGAAATTTACACCTTCCAACGTTATGGCTCACACGTATTGTTTAGATGAAACTCAGTGGAAGAAAACAATTGCGCCCATTGTGCCATCAACATATATTGGTCCACCTAAAGACTGCAACCGTGTAAAATCAACTTTGGAAAATCAAAAAGATCAAAAGGAGCAAAAAGATCCTCATCATAAACATAAAAATAAGTATAGACCTTCACAATTTATGAACCCATATCCGTCATATCAAAATCCATATATGAATCCTTATGGCTCATATTATTAAGCAACAGTCAAAAAACGAAAAAATCGTAATCGTTCATACGAGTGTATGACTCGACATCATAAGCTCTACACCTTTCATTGCATAAAAATAAATAAAAAGGAAAATCTATATGTTAAAGTCATAGCTTCGTTATTACTAAAAGAGGTGTAGAAAATGGAATTATTCCCAGTGATCCATACAAATTTTTGGGATGCTGTAATAGCCGTTCCAGCTGTGTTACTTATTACACAGCTAATTAAGGTATTTATGCATGTTCAGCCTAAATATGTTCCCGCGATCGCCCTTGCTATTGGCTTGATTATTTCTATCTTCATTAGCCATAGACATAATCTTATCGCAGGAATATTTATGGGCTTTTTTTATGGTTACGCAGCTATTGGAAACTTTGCTGCATTAAAGACAACTATTAATAGCTTTAAAAGGAAGAAATTAAAGGAATAAACCTTTCAGCTTATCTACAAAATAAATAAAGTGTAACAATAAGCAAAAGTTGATTTTCACTCCGAGTTGGGGCTTTCAGCGCAAGCTAATCCCGCAGGAGTCGCCACTCTCCGTGAAAAATTAACAGCTCCTCATCTTTAGTAGACAAGCTGAAGCGAAATAGCATTATAATTTTGATTAAACCGTCAAAAATTCAGAATTATTAAACCTTCATGCAGACTTATACAATCAGGAGTAGCGTTGTCTACAATCTGACAGGAATACGTATTGTGATGAATTCATTTTTAAATGAAGACTTTGAAGATTTATCGGAACAAAATCTCATTTTATCGGAACAATTTTAGCTTTTATCGGAATATTTTCTCGTTTTATCGGAACAATTTCAGTTTTTATCAACACTATGAGCGACTCATCGGACACCCCCTGGAAAACGCAATCACCCCTACGTTACGATTGTCAGACCCTTTTATTGTAAAAAATGATTAGAATTTCATTTGTCAGCACATCCTAATCTCATAATTAATGAACAAGAATTAGGATGTGTAATTATGGAATTGGCAAATGGGAATCTAGCAACATTACGATTTAAGGAAATTTTTAAGCTTTGGACACAGCTCGGCGTCAATAATGGCTATATTGCTTCAAATCATGCATTTTTTAAGCACGCCGTTGATAAAAAATTGAAGGCTATTATCGCGGATTTTGTGAAATGTTTAAAAGAAGAAAATAAACACCTAACAGCATTATTAAAGGAAAATGGGGTACTTGCTCCTACTACATCAATCGACTACAGACAGTTAAAAATGGGCAATATCCGAGGAAAAAAAGCCATTAATGATACAGAAATCAGCACTATCTTATCAATGAATATAGCTTCTTCGGTTATTTCAGTCAGTCAAGCTTTAGCAATGTCTGTTAAGAAGAAGCATACTGCAAAATATGGTGAACTTCATATGAGGTATGCCATACTGGGAGCAAAGCTAATACGACTCAGTAATGACAAAGGCTGGTTACTGGCTCCTACAACAATTTAGTGTTACAAAAAGGCTGAGACAACTTAAAAAGCGCG of Lysinibacillus agricola contains these proteins:
- a CDS encoding YolD-like family protein codes for the protein MIQDRGNIKWASLMLPEHLELLREYKQERTEQPRELTEWELEELQQTIDQAFNQQLDIKLEVWKDYKITQWTGIIKSMNTNELILETLLNTKSIPIQSIQSAQLDTDYYD
- a CDS encoding DNA polymerase thumb domain-containing protein, whose translation is MNYESMPNRPIMCIDMKCFYASIVAMLHGLDVLKTPVAVVANFNQPGSVVLAASPLMKEKFSIKTGSRRYEIPKHPDIRLFEPKMSFFIQMSMTITKLISNYVPVDAIHVYSVDESFVDLTGTEKLWGSPEEAAKEIQKAILDQFNIPSAVGMGPNMLIAKLALDLEAKKTGFAKWTYEDIPKKLWPVRPLSKMWGIGKRMEANLNAIGIQTVGGLANTDLKELEKRFGVMGNQLYYHAWGIDLSKLGEPLITNGALSFGKGQMLMRDYHTRKEISVVLLEMCEDVMKRTRDAGYVGRTISMGLSYSRNAMTKGFHRSKTIEVPTSETLVMYRTCIELLDEHFAGEPARQLSVRISNLEREHSIQLDLFDDRKPQRQIIGPTMDAIRNRFGATSILRAVSFTKAGTAINRDRLVGGHLA
- a CDS encoding transcriptional regulator, which produces MREQLIKAMQRKQLVNMMYVAKDGSITKRRVKVIKIVGDSFQAFCFTRHAKRTFLISNVLAVIPFVSKGREVV
- a CDS encoding DHA2 family efflux MFS transporter permease subunit; translation: MSLTVETQQTKVIKTTPILISFLIAGFIGLFSETALNMALGDLIQVFSISSSTVQWLTTGYLLTLGILVPVSGLLLQWFSTRQIFIVSLIFSIIGTLVAALAPSFEVLMFSRVIQAIGTGLLLPLMFNSILLIFPVNKRGATMGLIGLVIMFAPAVGPSISGLILEKLTWHWIFWVCLPFLILALISGIVYMQNVSTITKPKIDLLSIILSTIGFGGIVYGFSSAGENGWGSTIVITMIIIGLAALTLFSLRQLKMDKPMLDLRVLKYPMFTLGLLAVFICFTVIMSTMILLPLYLQTGLALTAFTAGLVLLPGGVLNGLMSPITGRIFDKFGPRGLVIPGFAIMPIMLWIMSNVTIETPVSMVIVMHSILFLGVSMVLMPAQTNGLNQLPKNLYPDGTALMNTLQQMSGAIGTAVAITIMSASQKRYMNNMTDLSDPSSIRASLTAGVQDSFIFTLIIAMVGLIISFFIKSSRVK
- a CDS encoding FecCD family ABC transporter permease; translated protein: MDPQDFEMATVWLSGSLYSTTWIHILTALPWIIILTPIIWWKSHRLNLLNLDEVSAIGIGLNKDRERMIFLLCCVGLVSACVSVAGSVGFIGLIAPHMARRLVGIHYKYVIPVCGAIGMLMVLVGDFIGKTIFASAELPVGIVISVIGVPYFVYLLFKKRK
- a CDS encoding ABC transporter substrate-binding protein, whose amino-acid sequence is MNKKFILAGLIASFMIVLAACGGGDKPSKSSSTSGSNGDSAQSQVDNTGTSETRTIEYLGEQYTVPQKAEKIVIGAMEAMEDAVMLDVHPVGAISVGGKFPEMFASVTDKAESIGEKRQPNLEKILQLEPDVILGSTKFPKGVVEKLQKIAPTILVSHVSTNWEDNLKLMGELTGKQGEAEKILSQYKTDTQAVKASLKEKLQGKKVATVRIRGGQTYIFAKNVDFNPFLYNDIGLEMPEQIGMAKLQDAISVEQLAEMNPDYLFVQFSMIDNKDAENAFEDLKKNPIIQNINAFKLDHVYVNVVDPLMEGGPVYSRIKFLESVQKYLNK
- a CDS encoding NtaA/DmoA family FMN-dependent monooxygenase (This protein belongs to a clade of FMN-dependent monooxygenases, within a broader family of flavin-dependent oxidoreductases, the luciferase-like monooxygenase (LMM) family, some of whose members use coenzyme F420 rather than FMN.), which codes for MTVNRQLCIGLVLSAWLKGGDWRRPDSGVEKMGSIDPYIDLAKMAEKSKLDFLFRADYLFVSPQMLGDSANFGSPDPTMIFAAIARETERIGLVTTISTTFNPPYVVARQLQSLHWLSNGRAGWNIVTSIEGAENFSESPMPSPQERYAKAIEFTEVVRKLWESFPNEAIVIDRESGMFSDKDKVSPINHSGEFFSVKGPLTLPAHKSGPIPLFQAGASDTGRNFASSIADAIFAAMPDLESGVELRNDLRRRAIEHGRDPDAIKVLPGLYFFLAETREEAHELHKAAHAHLTIERRHASLKSVLGLDLSSFALDCPVTSDMLPDPNQPVRSRTHAELLRRYITNHQPTVEEVLARPEVVGSAHWVSVGTVEDVLNDIIERFEAGAIDGFIAIPGGSEKSLKLFFEKLMPRLVERGLFRNEYTGITLREHLGINTTDHYDRDTVLKGVPVKNE
- a CDS encoding AraC family transcriptional regulator, with the protein product MIDLDKLAEIFARGFYDIEGVHRLVIQPKSILSEFRAVRHGFLFVIRGEGRMSVNGTVYELHPGSVIHVAPGMQLDAQVTSQSEYEYYLLFYRFDKLDEVYSGHECDSHFKLEAGANPRVLELLIMLHQNANTLRGIGKLRVKELFLSVMHQVLVGCKHRESGSSPSERVIEEAIAYIHRHYMNPLTLDELAELHAMSPKRFSYFFHKYTGLRPIDYLINYRMERASDLLKVSNFPIHDIAISVGYANPLYFSRVFKKKFGVSPSAYIHKLDNHIN
- a CDS encoding transcriptional regulator, translated to MKEQLIKAMQRQQVVSMMYVAKSGAITKRRVKIIKIVGDSFTAFCFTRQAKRTFIINNVLVIMPVTHRKRGVI